TATTTGAGGCCCCGGTTCCTCACCTTGATAATATGATGCTACAGCTTTCATGTTATCAAATGTAACCTTTTCACCTTGTTCCTTTAGTACTTTTTTCATACCGTAAAACCTATTGGTGTTAGAAGGGTTATCAGAGTGGTTATCTAAATTTCCCTTTAAAATAAATGAATTTACACAACCTATTGCGTTCTTGATATCCCATGAAATACCATCATTTAATCCTGACTTTTCAGCCCTGACCTCTCTAAGGCTGTTTTCTTTTCCGCTTATATTATTTTCCAATACCCTAGTTACTTCGGCATCACTTAAAAATATTAAATGACCATATGTATAATTTCTAACAGGAGATTTAAGATAAGCTGCAACCCCATTGAGTGTTGTATAATTTTCAAGTGCATGTCTTAAGTCAAAGGGATATGATCGTTTTTCTTGGGAGGTATAAGGTTCTCCTGTATGTGAGTCCAGAATTGCACCAAATACCTTATTATCATTGAATGCCGATATACATCCCATATATCCCAAATACCCTATAGTACAGATAGACTTTTTAGAATTTTTATATGTAACGACTGATTGGATCCGTGCCAGTTGATTTTCAGACCCTGCATGCCAATCCAATATTCTCATGCTTATATTGTCCTTGTTTTCAGATTTGTCTCCATATACTCCTGCCGCACAGCACTGTGAAGGCCTGACTACATCGGGACATAAATTCATTAAAAATATCTCTTCTGTTGAGAGTTTGCCATCCCCTCTTACATTATCATTCTTCCCGGTGAAATTTGATGCAATTCCCTTTATTTCATCAACATAGTCTTTATCTACTTGAGGTATAATGTCATTTACCCTTTGCAGCATTAAGCTGTATACTTCATCATTTGAGGTAATTTCCGCCAAGTATGAGTCTACAAGGGCTTCATATTGCGGAACTGATTTTAGAATTTGGGAACCGTATTCCTTTCCGATTTTTTCATGAGATTTTTCACCTTTAAAATTTAGTATTACTTCATAGTGTGAACCCTTGTCAGTGATAGTAACTCTTTGGGTAGTTTCTGCTGCGTTTATTGTAATGGCACCCAAATTTAAGCCCGTTACCAAAACAATAACAGACAATAGATATAATAGTTTTTTTCGCATACTTTCCTCCTCGTGTAACCATTTTTGTAATATTATAACATGTATTTGGTACTTCTTGCTTTTTTTCCGTGATTCATATAATATTATTATATGAATGATTGTTCATATATTCAATTATAGGAGGGTTTTAGTATGCAGATAACTGATTTTATTTCTTTGATGTTGTTTTTTATTTTTGGATTAAGCTATATTTTAAAGCTTGTAATATTAAATAAAAACAACAGAATTAAAGCAAATGTACTTGCTAAAGGCAATAAAGAATTTTCAATTTACTCTACGGAACTGTTTGTTAGGACTTCGAGTATGTTGTGGCTGCTGACCTGGATATCTGAAATTGTATTTCATAATAAGATTTCTCATATTGCAGGCAATATCTTCAAAAGTATGTTTATTACATATACAGGTATCCTTATAACCGCTTTAGGTGCAGGCGTTTTTATTTTGGCAGTGGTTTTTATGAAAACTTCATGGAGAGTAGGCATAGACAAAAATACGCAAACAGCTCTTATTACAAACGGCATTTACAAATTCAGCAGAAATCCTGCTTTTGTTGGCTTCAATCTAATGTTTTTAGGTGTTTTCCTTACTTATTCCAACATTATAACCTTGGGCATATGGTTTATTAATATGATTGCTTTTCATTTACTTATTCTGCAAGAAGAACAGCACCTGTCTACTGTGTTTGGAAAGGAATATGAAAAATACAAAAGTAATGTTCCAAGGTACTTTTTAAAGTTCAATTATTTAGTTTATAAAGTTAAAGAATCTTGTAGAAAATGAAGGATTTTAGGATAATTTGTCGAATAATAAACAATGTAAATCTTAAAGCTACTCTTCTACTTTAATAATTTGTTCCTTAAAATTCAAATAAACTAGGTAAGTACACGGCAATAGCAGATAATACGATGTTATGAATTCAATTGCTTCTACTATGTAATTGTTCGGTAAAGCTGTACCAGGATAATGTACTGCCGATAATCAAATTAATACTTTGCTTATCCGGTGTAAATTATACAATATTCTTCAATTAACAGGAGGTAACAAATGCGTATCAAAGGTGCAATTAAATTCAGGGGGTTGAGTTGGAAGATATTCATGGTATCTGTGCTGTGTATGTTAATACCTATGCTGATAAGTTTGTTTATAGCCAGTTATTTTTCCGAAAAGTATTTAGGTAACTCGGCCAGTAATTCGTTATTAAATATTGCTGTTGAAAAGACAAACCAAATAGAATTGGCCTTGTCTGACCTGGAGAAGCAGGCCCAGTCAATTGCAATTCAACCTAGTATAGTTGATCCTCTAACCGAGGCCGCTATCAATTCCACTAATCCAATCGGAACAGATGTGGAGAAGATTTCAAAGAATTTGCAGAATAATTTTAATCTGTCAAACGGGCTTTTTGAAAATATATTCTTAATGTACAAAAACAAAGATATAGCTGACGGTATCGGTGGCAAATCTGTCGGTTGGGAAAATGAAACAATGGGAAGTACGGATAAGTTGCTGATACGAGAAGCTAAAGCATCACCTACTACCGGACGTCCTGTTATTACAATAGTTACCCCTGTAAAAAACAATGAAAAACACCTCGGTACAATAGCAATGGCAATAGAATTGAACAATGTATCTAAAAATATAATTGATAGTAATTCTTCTAAGAATGATTTTAAAACACTAATTTTAAATTCAGAAGGACTTGTTATTTCATCAATAGATCAAAAACAAGTTTTATCTTTAAACTTTCAGGATAAAGCTGTAGGACTGCAAGATTTTTATAATACAATTAAATCTAATAAATCAGGTATCGGTAATTTTACCCTCGATGGAAATAAATATATTGCAGCCTACAGCAACAGTGACAAGTATGGTATGTACATATTGACTTACAAGCCGGTTTCAGCACATATGGAAATGATAGATAATCTGAAATTAATATTATTTGGGGTTATTCTAATAAGCATTATACTGGCACCAATTATTATTTATTTATTAACCAGAAAAATGACAAAACCTATACTTGCAGCTGCCAACCAAGCAGAACGTTTGGCAAATGGAGATTTAACGGTTTATATTCCGGAAGCTTCTCTGAAAAGGAAGGATGAGCTTGGTATGCTGGCGAATTCTTTTTCTGCTA
This region of Clostridium sp. BNL1100 genomic DNA includes:
- a CDS encoding C45 family peptidase, with protein sequence MRKKLLYLLSVIVLVTGLNLGAITINAAETTQRVTITDKGSHYEVILNFKGEKSHEKIGKEYGSQILKSVPQYEALVDSYLAEITSNDEVYSLMLQRVNDIIPQVDKDYVDEIKGIASNFTGKNDNVRGDGKLSTEEIFLMNLCPDVVRPSQCCAAGVYGDKSENKDNISMRILDWHAGSENQLARIQSVVTYKNSKKSICTIGYLGYMGCISAFNDNKVFGAILDSHTGEPYTSQEKRSYPFDLRHALENYTTLNGVAAYLKSPVRNYTYGHLIFLSDAEVTRVLENNISGKENSLREVRAEKSGLNDGISWDIKNAIGCVNSFILKGNLDNHSDNPSNTNRFYGMKKVLKEQGEKVTFDNMKAVASYYQGEEPGPQIEGDLYNTSTQQIMVFEPAKNRYEVFFRPVSGDLPKVPVFEKISVLF
- a CDS encoding isoprenylcysteine carboxylmethyltransferase family protein, coding for MQITDFISLMLFFIFGLSYILKLVILNKNNRIKANVLAKGNKEFSIYSTELFVRTSSMLWLLTWISEIVFHNKISHIAGNIFKSMFITYTGILITALGAGVFILAVVFMKTSWRVGIDKNTQTALITNGIYKFSRNPAFVGFNLMFLGVFLTYSNIITLGIWFINMIAFHLLILQEEQHLSTVFGKEYEKYKSNVPRYFLKFNYLVYKVKESCRK
- a CDS encoding methyl-accepting chemotaxis protein, translated to MRIKGAIKFRGLSWKIFMVSVLCMLIPMLISLFIASYFSEKYLGNSASNSLLNIAVEKTNQIELALSDLEKQAQSIAIQPSIVDPLTEAAINSTNPIGTDVEKISKNLQNNFNLSNGLFENIFLMYKNKDIADGIGGKSVGWENETMGSTDKLLIREAKASPTTGRPVITIVTPVKNNEKHLGTIAMAIELNNVSKNIIDSNSSKNDFKTLILNSEGLVISSIDQKQVLSLNFQDKAVGLQDFYNTIKSNKSGIGNFTLDGNKYIAAYSNSDKYGMYILTYKPVSAHMEMIDNLKLILFGVILISIILAPIIIYLLTRKMTKPILAAANQAERLANGDLTVYIPEASLKRKDELGMLANSFSAMIKNFKTIITQINETSDKVAASSQELYASGEQVGTAAEDVGNTILGISTGAEEQSANIDSALSNLKNLINHINEVNTSTHNMQKTTVHMIDDITRGSKTASESINSINNLKADTEGVSKVIFNLGNTSNQIGQIIELITGIAEQTNLLALNAAIEAARAGEAGRGFSVVADEIRKLAEESADASGRIAKLIVEVRSGVDTAVTKMDSSIKSVNSSVKAIQENGDTFSVIFGQAEQLKDIVANVTESVKIMTESSHDFEHTMQQINETSHEFAANAEGVSAASEEQIALTEEIVSSSKAMAEMSEELSGLIKNFKL